attcaccaagttttgaaatcatttttataaagatttgttCCTAAAATTTGCTCAATCTATTTGAGCTATTatcttataaatatatttattggtTGTGCTATATAGCAACCTTGCACCCAAGAGTTTATTGTCATTATCCTTGCACATTTTCACACGATCAAACTCAAATCTTATTTGAATTTGCTCATGATGGTTGATTGTGCCCCTTCAAGTTGTTTAGACATTCACTAAGAAGGAAGAGTTGTGTTATGCATGCGAGAACAAGTGTAGATTGTGACAATGTAATTCTCAAGGATAATAATGACTTACAGGTAAATCTATGTACTcaatctttttatatatatttcatggaTTTAAGTTTATGGTTTATATCTTCGTGGGGTCTTTGAGAAGCTTAATGAAGGTCCATGATTAGAAGTTTATGGATTAATTCATTGTTAATATCCTAATCAAAtaacttataaaaattaaaaatttatttatttttggctaATATATAATTGAGGATTATCACCGCCTCTGGCCAGTTCCATGATACTTAATCTCAAACTTTCACATTCATCACAAAGCTAATTATATcctcaaaaaatttataaagtttgttggaatttttatatAGGTGAAAGGAAATTAGGACACATCTTTCCCTAATGGATACTACATATTTCAAATGATGTCTCTAGTATAAGTGAATGAAAATTAGGATACATATTTTCCTAATGGATACTACATATTTCAAAGGATGTGTCTAGTACTTTAAAAACACATATCTTCTAATAAGTCACTGACAAATCTATAAATAGGACTCCTATGAaatttctcattcatttttcattcaattatttatctATACTCTCCACTCTTTCTCCTCTTTTGTCATTTAAAACATTCAAGTCCTCTTTTGCTTCAAGTTTAGTAATTTCTCATTTCGATCGAATATTTGATATTAAAGAGAGTACAAACTACTAAGTGATTCATTGTTTCTTGTGATTTAAAGTACTACTATCAcaaaaaagttattattatatcaTGGGAGACGATGGTTAATAGACCATAAGCACCTAAGTGAAACAAATTAGTTTTAAGGACATAGAGTCAAAATCTAGCCTCGATCAATTTTATTTGTGAGTTTCAATTTTCTATTTACTTTGTATAGatttgaaaatcttttcaaaattcatcgatttttcaaatcatttttataaagatttgttCCTAAAATTTGCTCAATCTATTTGAGCTATTATCTTATAAATATATCTATTGGTTGTGCTATATAGCAACCTTGCACCCAAGAGTTTATTGTCATTATCCTTGCACATTCCCACACAATCAAactcaaatattatttgaatttgcTCATGATGGTTGATTGTGCCCCTTCAAATTGTTTAGACATTCACTAAGAAGGAAGAGTTGCGTTATGAATGTGAGAACAAGTGTAGATTGTGACAATGTAATTCTCAGGGATAATAATGACTTATAGTTAAATCTATGTACtcaatctttatatatatatttcatggaTTTAAGTTTATGGTTTATATCTTCGTGGGGTCTCTAAGAAGGTTTATGAAGGTCCATGATTAGAAGTTTATGGATTAATTCATTGTTAATATCCTAATCAAATAacttataaagattaaaaatttatttaatttatgctAATATATAATTGAGGATTATCACCGCCTCTGGGCAGTTCCATGATACTTAATCTCAAACTTTTACATTCATCATTAAGCTAAATATATcctcaaaaaatttataaagtttgttggaatttttatatAGGTGAATGGAAATTAGGACACATTTTTCCCTAATGGATACTACTTATTTCAAATGATGTGTCTGATATAGGTGAATGGAAATTAGGATACATATTTTCCTAATGCATACTACATATTTCAAAGGATGTGTTTAGTATTTTAAAGGCACATCTCTTCTAATAAGTCACCAACAAATCTATAAAGAGGGAGTCCCATGAaatttctcattcattttttatttaattatttatctattctCTCCCCTCTTTCTCCTCTTTTGTCATTTAAAACATTCAAGTCCTCTTTTGTTTCACGTTTagtaatttctaatttctaccaaatatttaatattcaaGAGAGTAGAAATTACTAAGTGATTCATTGTTTCTTATGATTTAAAGTGCTACTATCACAAAAAAGTTAGCATTATATCATGGGAGACGATTGTTAATAAACCATAAGCACCTAAGTGAGACAAATTCATTTTTAGGACATAGAGTCAAAATCTAACCTCAATGAATCTCATTTGTCAGTTTCAATTTTCTATTTGctttatgttatttatatatttattgtcTACACTTATTATCCATATATTTTTCGGTGATTTGGATAACAAAGTTAAGGTCTCTCTCAAGGGAATAAACCTTTACATTTAATATATGATTGAGAATTGTAAAAAACGCCTATTGCTCTAAATACACTAGAGCTTGAGGAATATATGTCACCATTTTGGACCCTCAAAGGATTCACTTTGAGCCCCATCTTTCGAGATGCTCTCATAATCTCTAAAATATCGCCCAACCGAACCAAGAAGAAATgaacataaataaaaagataaagagGATTCTAGTTTGTAAAATGAAAGATGACCATCTTTCTATGGAATATTTTagccaaaaagaaagaaagaaagaaactctGTTTCTCTTATTCTAAAATAAGTAAGTTTATTCATAGTTATTCAACCAAGAAGATCCTCAGTAGCCTTGTCTCTTGGAAAGCATTGTGGAGACAAAATCATCCATTGCTTTCAGAGAAGACCCTTCCTCTCTCATTGCATCTCTTATCTTCTCTCCAATCTCTGCTGCTTTCTTCTTCATCTCCTCTGCTTTCCCTTTACTGTCCATAACCAACTCTATTACTCTCTTCACCTCCTTCCTCACCACTGCACCCTGCAGTCCTCTTGTCAACTCCACAGCCACTCCCATGTCCTCCACCAGCATTTTGGAGTTATAGCATTGCTCTGCAGCCAACGGCCACGCTATTATTGGAACTCCCACACAGAGGCTTTCCATCACTGAGTTCCATCCGCAGTGGCTGAGGAAGACCCCAGTTGATTTGTGTGATAGGATCTCCAATTGGGGTGCCCAGTTGTGGACAATCAGGCCTTGGTTTCTATCAGCCATTCGCTGTTCGAACTTTTCTGGTAACCATTCTGCTCGAAACTCACCTTTTATGTCGAAACCAACTGGAGGCCTAATCACCCAGATGAAGGGTTTCCCGCTGTCCTCCAAGCCCATGGCTAGCTCCATCATCTGAGACGGACTAATAGTGTTCTGTGAACCGAAGGAGATGTAAAGAACTGAACTTTGTGGATGTTTGTCCAGCCATTCCAGGCATTTCTCAGGAGACACTCCAGGCACTTTCCAGGCTCGTTGCCCGAAGATGCTACCCGAGGAAGGTGAATGATTGAGCAGAGCTGGAGGGAGAAGAGGTCCTATGGTCCACACAGGAAGCTTTACATAGTTTCTAAATATCTCCAGGCCTTGAGGCTCAATCTCCTCAGCTGTGTTACACAACCACCCTGAAGACTTTAAAGAATTTGCTAGCATAGGCTGGAAATACCTAGACCAAACATCGGTTCCGTCAGCCACTCTCAGGTACTGATGAAGCTGAGTGATGTGGAAGCGGCAGGAATCAGGAAACCCTGGCACCGCAAAGTAATCAGATTCTGTGGCGCGATGTGGGAGGTTCTGCCACAAAGACATGTAGGCTGCAGTGCCATAGGCGCCACCGGTGGTGAATGTGACATTGGCAGTGCCTAAACTCTTGGCAACTTCCGTGGCCCATCCAAAGAACACATCAGATATTATGCAAAGAGGAGGCCTGCCTTCTTTCTCAATGATCCCAGAAACAAGGCTGTGAAAAGGAGCTTGGAGAGAATTGGAGGCGTGGAAAAAGGTCACAAACTGTTGAAGAGACAAGGATTCAGTGTTCTCAGTGTGGGGCGGGAGGCCATGATCAGAGCCGCAGAATGGAAGTTCGGCGAGGCGGATACTCGGTTGGGATGAGTCATTTGATGTTGTGGAGAGGGTGGTTCTGAGGTGTTGGACATTGAGAGGGGTGTTGGCAATGGTGATGGTGAAGCCAGTTCTTTGCTGAATTTGCTTAGCTAGATGTCACAAGCTGAcccaaatgagcctccccataGCCTTATATAGGgccaggaagcttctggagactcctagaatgggaagagtgtggaaggttctagagaagtcTGGAAAAGTCCACACaattctacactatggtggaaggcacaAGAGGAGTCCGGGGCTTTCTAGAGAAGTCTAGAAGACTCttgtatatacttgtatataggcttgtaactagaatgatgtaggacattctagaatagtcttgaaatgtaaggaaccctccaaggttccagagagttccattggtgcctataaataggtgagggcctcatttggccaaggcaccaagcaagtgagcatccaagcacttgtaaaggcttccttgagataataaagcttccattctttaagaagttgcctaccaagcttcttaagcttttgagtcgcaagtgtcttagccgagcaagctaagcattggggagcaaggctgacttagcaagatcaagcgtcttggcttgtctaagtgccgcacgagcttagtgaacgactaagtccgtgacaagtggtatcagagcgcggttACAAGGTGGGCataccaaaggaagcatgtcgggctctaacgtggaggagactagcgagCAAACCCGTGGACGGGAGATAGAGCGGGCTGCACGAGGCCGAGGTAGGAAGGATAAGTCTCATGACGCcttagccaacatggaggcaaggctagccaaggtggagctagccatggcggacacccgggaaggggtggacttgattgagcaaggcatggagaagggattagaggatctaagggaacagatccaagaccttcgcgagggagtgctaggctcacaagttcagccggtgtcacatgaggagttcatgtccttccaagacaaggtcatgaccatgttcgctagtgtggagtcaaggatggaggccttGGCTGCACGCATGGATACCCGAGACCAAGAGATCCGACAAGAGCTGGCCATCTACAAGACTGCGGTGTCAGCACGCGTCATGGCCACTCATGAGGCaccaagggtggaggtgcccAAGCCACACACGTTCAGTGGCAAGAGGGATGCCAAGGAACTGGATAATTTCTTGTGGCACATGGAACGTTACTTTGAGGCCATTGCATTGACGGATGAAGCCACTAAGGTACGCACCGCGACCCTCTACCTCACCGAtaatgctactctatggtggcgtcgacgGTTTGCCGACATAGAGAGAGGGACATGCACCATAGACACATGGGATGCCTTCAAGAGAGAAATCAAGAGGCAATTCTATCCCGAAGATGTGGCTTATCTAGCAAGGAAGAGTTTGAAGCGTCTCAAGCACACGGGCTCGATCCGTGAGTATGTCAAAGAATTCTCTACTCTTATGCTTGAGATACCTAACATGGCTGAGGAGGAGCTGCTGTTCAACTTTATGGACAACTTGCAAAGCTGGGCCGAGCAAGAGTTGAGGAGACGTGGTGTCCAAGACCTAGCCACGGCCATGGCAGTAGCCGAGTCCTTAGTGGATTATAgaaggggagactcctccaagcccAAGCCACCATCCAAGGGTAACCCGGCCAAAGGTGGGGGAGACAAGAGGTCGCAGGGCCACACTCCTAAGGAAGGATCGAGCAAGGGCCCTAGTGGCAAGGATGGCAAAGGCAAGGACAAGCGGAAGGAGTTCAAGCCCAGGACCAATTGCTTCTTGTGCGATGGTCCGCACTGGGCACGGGACTGCCCTAAGaggaaggctttaaatgctatgatcgAGGAGAAGGAGCAGGAAGACGATGCTAAGATGGGATCGTTGCAGCTCCTAAATGCCCTTAAGGCCAAGCCGACGCCTAAGACGCCTCAAAGCAAAGGGCTGATGTACGTGGAGGCCCTTGTGAATGGTAAGGCCACCAAGGCCCTGGTGGACACAGGTGCCACTCACAACTTTGTCTCGGAGGATGAGGCAAAAAGGTTGGAGCTCCAAGCATCCAAAGAAGGAGGATGGCTCAAGGCAGTCAATTCAGCCGCCAAGCCATCGCAGGGAGTAGCTCGCGGGGTGACTATGCACATTGGCTCGTGGGAAGGAAGGGTCGACTTCACAGTGGCACCCATGGACGACTTCAAGATGGTGCTAGGAATGGATTTCCTACAGAAGGTCAAGGCCGTGCCACTACCTTTCCTACGCTCAATGGCTATCCTAGAGGAGGAGAAGCCGTGCATGGTCCCTACAGTCACTGAAGGTACGCTCAAGACCCCTATGCTATCTGCTATGCAAGTAAAGAAGGGGTTAAAGAGGGAAGAGGTGACCTACCTCGCCACCTTAAAGGAAGAGAAGGATGATGGGTCGGGAGAACCCATTCCTAAGGAAATCGAGGGGGTCCTTGATGAGTTCAAGGACGTGATGCCGCCCGAGTTGCCTAAGAGACTTCCTCCTAGAAGAGAGGAAGATCACAAGATTGAGTTGGAGCCAGGAGCCAAGCCCCCTGCTATGGGGCCATATAGGATGGCACCACCTGAGTTGGAGGAGCTAAGGAGACAACTCAAGGAGTTGCTAGATGCGGGGTTCATCCAACCGTCCAAGGCTCCCTATGGCGCGCCGGTCCTATTtcagaagaagcatgatgggtCCCTACGAATGTGCATAGATTACCGGGCACTCAATAAGGTGACGGTGAAGAACAAGTATCCCATCCCTCTCATTGCTGACTTGTTCGATCAACTTGGAAGGGCCAGGTACTTCACGAAGCTGGACTTAAGGTCGGGCTACTACCAAGTCAGGATTGCGGAGGGAGATGAGCCGAAGACTACATGTGTGACCAGGTATGGCTCATATGAGTTCTTAGTGATGCCTTTCGGACTCACCAATGCCCCAGCAACGTTCTGCACCCTCATGAACAAGATCTTCCACCCATACTTGGACAAGTTCGTGGTGGTGTACTTGGATGACATAGTCATCTATAGTAACACTCTAAAGGAGCACAAAGAACACTTGAGGAAGGTCTTTAAGATCTTGAGGCAGAACGAGCTATACGTAAAGAAGGAGAAATGTTCGTTTGCTAAGGAGGAAGTGAGCTTCCTTGGGCATCGCATCAGAGATGGCAAGCTGATGATGGATAATAGCAAGGTGAAGGCCATCCAAGAATGGGATCCACCAACCAAGGTACCTCAACTCAGATCTTTCCTTGGTCTAGTTAATTATTACCGGCGGTTCATAAAGGGTTATTCGGCAAGGGCTGCCCCACTCACTGATCTCCTTAAGAAGAATAAGGCATGGGAATGGGATGAAAGGTGCCAACAAGCCTTTGAGGACTTGAAGAAGGCTGTGACTGAGGAGCCAGTGTTGGCACTACCCGACCACACCAAGGTCTTTGAGGTACACACAGATGCTTCAGACTTCGCTATTGGGGGAGTCCTTATGCAAGAGAGGCACCCAATCGCATTTGAGAGTCGCAAGCTAAACGACGCAGAGAGGCGTTACACGGTGCAAGAAAAAGAGATGACTGCTATCGTCCACTGCTTGCGCACCTGGAGGCACTATCTACTAGGGTCTCACTTCATAGTGAAGACCGACAATGTGGCCACTAGCTACTTCCAAACACAGAAGAAGCTGAGTCCTAAACAAGCTAGGTGGCAAGACTTCCTGGCTGAGTTCGACTATACGCTGGAGTATAAGCCAGGAAGTGCTAACCATGTGGCCGACGCCCTAAGTCGCAAAGCCGAGCTAGCGTCCATGACGAGTCAGCCCCAAGGAGATATAGTGGATCTTCTAAGGGAGGGACTGCAACATGATCCAGTGGCTAAAAGCCTTATCGCCCTGGCTCATGAAGGAAAGACTAAGCGATTTTGGGTGGAGGACGGCCTACTCTATACCAAAGGGAGACGACTCTACGTGCCTAAGTGGGGGAACATAAGGAGGAACCTGATTAAGGAGTGCCACGACACCAAGTGGGCTGGGCACCCTGGGCAACGACGCACTAGGGCACTACTCGAGTCGGCGTACTATTGGCCTCAAATACGGGATGAGGTTGAGGCCTATGTGAGGACTTGTCTTGTGTGCCAACAAGACAAGGTGGAGCAGCGACAACCTAGAGGCCTGTTAGAGCCACTACCTATAGCAGAGCGCCCATGGGACAGCGTcaccatggacttcatcatcGGGCTACCCAAGTCAGAGGACAATGGGTCTATCATAGTGGTGGTAGACAGGTTCTCTAAGTACGCAACCTTCATAGCAGCCCCGACTGACTGCACGGCAGAAGAGACGGCAAGGCTATTCCTAAAGCACGTAGTCAAGTATTGGGGGTTGCCTAAGTTCATCATCAGTGATCGCGACCCACGCTTCACTGGGAAGTTTTGGACGGAACTCTTCAAGCTTATGGGTTCGGAGCTTCACTTCTCCACAAGCTTTCACCCACAGACAGATGGACAGACTGAGAGGGTGAACGCCTTATTGGAGCTCTACCTAAGGCACTTCGTGAGTGCCAACCAGAAGGATTGGGCTAAGCTGCTAGATGTAGCCCAGTTCTCATACAACCTACAAAGGAGTGAGGCGACCAACAAGAGTCCGTTCGAGCTAGCTACGGGACAGCAACCGTTAACTCCTCACACCCTAACAATTGGCTACACGGGGAGAAGTCCAGCGGCTTTCAAGTTCGCAAAAGGGTGGCACGAGCAAGCTGATATAGCACGCTCATACTTGGACAAGGccgctaagaaaatgaagaagtgggctGACAAGAAGCGACGACACACGGAGTATAAGGTCGGAGACATGGTGCTTgtcaagctccttcctcaacaattCAAGTCCCTAAGGCCGGTGCACAAGGGCCTTGTGAGGAGGTATGAAGGACCCTTCCCCATACTTGGGAAGGTCGGCAAGGTGTCCTATAGAGTCGAGCTGCCCCCGAGGTTGAAGATTCATCCTGTCTTCCATGCCAGCTATTTGAAGCCCTATCATGAAGACAAGGATAATCCAAGCCGAGGGTTGTCCAAGAGGGCACCTACAGCGGTTGTGACCTCCTATGATAAGGAGGTAGAACTCATCCTCGCAGACCGGGTCATCAGGAGACGAGGGGTACCTCCTGCTACAGAatacttagtgaaatggaaAGGACTACCAGAAAGTGAGGCTAGCTGGGAGCCAGCAGAGGCACTATGGCAGTTCCAGGAACAGATCGAGCGGTTCCGGGCAGAAGGCGCGACGAGGACGTCTGCGGcataggtgggggagagtgtcacaagctgacccaaatgagcctccccataGCCTTATATAGGgccaggaagcttctggagactcctagaatgggaagagtgtggaaggttctagagaagtcTGGAAAAGTCCACACaattctacactatggtggaaggcacaAGAGGAGTCCGGGGCTTTCTAGAGAAGTCTAGAAGACTCttgtatatacttgtatataggcttgtaactagaatgatgtaggacattctagaatagtcttgaaatgtaaggaaccctccaaggttccagagagttccattggtgcctataaataggtgagggcctcatttggccaaggcaccaagcaagtgagcatccaagcacttgtaaaggcttccttgagataataaagcttccattctttaagaagttgcctaccaagcttcttaagcttttgagtcgcaagtgtcttagccgagcaagctaagcattggggagcaaggctgacttagcaagatcaagcgtcttggcttgtctaagtgccgcacgagcttagtgaacgactaagtccgtgacatagAGCTAGGAAAGGTATGATATGGCCTTGGGCCATGAAAGGGAGCATCACTATATGCTCATGTTGAGAACCCATCTCCTGATTTCTCCTATGGATGTGACTGAGTCCTCAGACTTGGTATATATTCTATGGCTATGGGGCTTTGTATAGGTAAAGAACCCTTTTTCTGGTGGCGGTGATACAATAGAGACTAACGGGTAAATGCTGAGACATATACTAAAAAACTTTTGGAGCTTGAAGCATGGAAACCTATTCTTTTGTTGTGGAGGTGGTGGTGAATCAGTGATGGCTAGGTAGCATAGATAAGGTTAGACAGTAGGTCTGGACATGAAACACGCTTCTTCTTGATACTTTGTAATGGAAAGAAACCTTTCGGCGTGGTTGGAATGGTGGGGATGGCTCAGGGATTAGGGAGTGGCTTTGGATATTAATGCCTTCACGGTCACTAGTACTCCAACTAACTTTTGCTCGGTGGTATGATAACGAacctcatttatttttataccaaaaatACCCTGATGAATCATTTTTACATCAAAAAAGCCCTTGATCaataatttttgggattgatcgattaaaaatgatgaaaacatttcaaatttgtaaaactaatcttcttcatttttgaacttgaAGAGTAAccaatttttaacataaatacccttcaatattttcattatttacatgtttgttttaaaagaaaaaaaaaatataagagcatttttatcaaaaattgatattttttaggttaaaaaaagaTGAAGAGTTAGTTTTTCAAAGTGGGCAagatttcatcccttttaatcgaTTATCCCTCATTTTTATACCaaaaacatcatcaatatatTACTCCTCCGTATTTTTCTACCAAGTAGAATGTTGATAGTCCTACCTTGGAAATGGACTTCTCTAGAAGGAAAGTAGTTCAGTGTCAATAAATCTTTTGTAGAGAGGGGGTTGCTAGCTATAGGTAGTGTGTGGTCTTTAATTTGATCTAAAAGTTACTGAGAGCAATAAATCTTTTGCAGAGATGGGGTTGCTAGCTATAGGTAGTGTGTGGTCTTTAATTTGAACTAAAAGTTACTGAGAGCTCCAgtcaaaagaaaacaataattcTTAGTGAATGAGATCAAtttgctttgattttttttaatgttgtatTGATTTATCAAACTCAAACACTTCTTTTTTGGTAGGGAGATACAACATGAGAAGAGCATTGGTTGTGATTTCATCCTGTATGTACTGTTAGTCAATTTTGATATGTTTTACGTGTCTATGAAAAAGTGACACATTCTTCTCATCGTGGTGTTATTTTCAACACACTGCAATATTATtacatttttcataaaagagtaatacattttttctaaaagttgtGTCAATCTTCAATAcgcacaaattttaatttttaataaaattaaaagaaaattaatataaaatattaaatacttttttatgaaaaatatattctatttttttattttatataaataaaaaataaaaaactttaacgAAGAAAAATGTTAACACCATAactaagtttttattttctttaaggtt
This region of Vitis vinifera cultivar Pinot Noir 40024 chromosome 5, ASM3070453v1 genomic DNA includes:
- the LOC100854683 gene encoding UDP-glycosyltransferase 92A1, encoding MGSQHEHIVMLPFMAQGHIIPFLALSKQIQQRTGFTITIANTPLNVQHLRTTLSTTSNDSSQPSIRLAELPFCGSDHGLPPHTENTESLSLQQFVTFFHASNSLQAPFHSLVSGIIEKEGRPPLCIISDVFFGWATEVAKSLGTANVTFTTGGAYGTAAYMSLWQNLPHRATESDYFAVPGFPDSCRFHITQLHQYLRVADGTDVWSRYFQPMLANSLKSSGWLCNTAEEIEPQGLEIFRNYVKLPVWTIGPLLPPALLNHSPSSGSIFGQRAWKVPGVSPEKCLEWLDKHPQSSVLYISFGSQNTISPSQMMELAMGLEDSGKPFIWVIRPPVGFDIKGEFRAEWLPEKFEQRMADRNQGLIVHNWAPQLEILSHKSTGVFLSHCGWNSVMESLCVGVPIIAWPLAAEQCYNSKMLVEDMGVAVELTRGLQGAVVRKEVKRVIELVMDSKGKAEEMKKKAAEIGEKIRDAMREEGSSLKAMDDFVSTMLSKRQGY